The sequence AAACATCCCATAATCCATCTTTAATCATTCCGTCAAGTATTTTTCCGTGCCCTAGTTTCAAACCCGATCTTACACTGTCTATGTAATGAGGAACTGCTGACATATTTTCCATACCGCCGGCTACTACAATGTCGTTGTCGCCTAACATTATTGATTGTGCTGCAAACATAACTGATTTCATTCCTGAAGAACAAACTTTATTAACAGTGGTACATGGAACGTGATTTGGAACACCTCCAAAAATTGCGGCTTGACGTGCCGGAGCTTGTCCAAGGTTTGCTTGTAGAACACTTCCCATAAAAACCTCATCGATACTGTTTGCATCAATACCTGCTTTTTCTATAGCACCTTTTATTGCAGTTGCTCCCAATTTTGTTGTTGGAACTTTTGATAATGAACCACCAAAACTTCCAATTGGAGTTCTTACTGCCGAAACAATATATACATCTTTCATACTATAAACATTTAATTAATTTTCGATAAAAATAGTAACAAATTGTAAAAACCAACATGAAATTTCGCATGATTTTATCATTATTTTCACAAAAGCTATTAATATGCTAAATATTAAGCGATTATAATTATATTGAAGGAATTAAGTTTGTTGATAAGCGAACTTACTGAGATTCATTATTGCTTCTAATCTATCATTAGAATGAACAAAAAAATGATTTTCGAAAATATTTTACACCCAATATGTTATGTCTTTTTTAAAATAGAAAACCTAAAATACTATGGTAAAACAATTCGGAAGCCTATAAAGTTGTAGCTGTAGTACGGGTAGGTGTTGAAACGACGGGAAAGCTCACAGCTGATGAAACTGCCGTACCAGCTACCACCACGATAAATGCGGACAGAGCCCGATGTAGCTCCTGTTGGGTTGTTTGTTCCCGATGGATAGTTAGTTTGATGTCGGTCTGCTGTCCACTCCCAAACATTACCGCTCATATCGTATAAACCAATTTCGTTTGGCAGTTTTGTACCTACAGGATAGCTTTGGTTGCTACTATTTGAGCTGTACCAGGCATAATTTCCAAGTGAGCTGCTGCTGTTTGTGCCTGCATAAGTGTCATTATATGTTCCGGCGGCTTGTGCTATGGCTGCTCCTCGTGCTGCTGATTCCCACTCGGCTTCAGTGGGTAATCTGCCTCCTGCCCACAAGGCATATGCATTTGCTCCATACCATGTTACTTCAATTACCGGGCAATCGGCTGTTGGGGCATGATTACTACCACCAAAATAAAAGCTGCTGCCGTTATGGTCTATGGCACAATATGAGCCATTCATATCAATATACTCAATATTCCCATAAGCAGCATCGAAGTAACTGCCAGTGGCATTGCAGTTTATACTGTTCAGGAAAGCAATAAACTCGGTGTGTGTCACTTCGTATTTGCTTATGTTGTAGGAGCTTAGTGTTACATTGGTGCCATTTATATCGTAAACTCCGGCGGGGATTTGTACAAAACCTTCCGGTATCGGTGGTTCGTTTGCAAGATAAATTATAGTATCAGCTAAATTCATTTTTATTTGATAGCCTTGCCCGGGTTCTATATCGCCAATAAGATTAAATCCATATTGTGGCCAATAAACATTTCCAATCTGGTCTTTTACTAAATCAATATTTAGACCGATAGTATAAAGCATTGAATCGATTGGTGCTACAGCTTTTCTCAGATATCCAATCATGCTCCATCCGGCAGGAACTGCAATTGGGGTTTGTTCTGGACCAAGTTCAATACCAGAAATAATAAGTGTATCAGCAGTGTTTGTTTTTATTTGATAGCCATGTCCAATTGTAATATTTCCAATATTATTTATTCCATATTGCGGCCAAAACACAAGTCCCAAGAAGTTTTTTGTTATATATACATTGTTTACAATTTCTGAAAAAACTGAATCAAGCAATGGATACACAGGGTTTATATATGTTGAAAAAATATTCCAACCGGAACTTAAAAAGATTTCTTGTTCGTCATAAATGATTTCTATCTCATAAGAACTAGTAAAAACCTGATTCACTGTATCTGATATAGTTAAATAATATATACCATTTGCCAATTGATCAATATCTTCGGAGGTTTCACCGTTCGACCATAAATATGAATATGGCGGAAGTCCACCCGCAACACTAATATCAATTGAACCTGAAGTTTCACCTATTGGGCAGCCCTCAATAGTAACACCTGTAATCATTATCGGTGTAAATGCAATTAGAGAATTTAATACGCTATATCCTCCAGCAGAAAAATTTCCTTGTTGTGGTAATCCTGACAAATAAGTTGCTTCTGCATCAAACTCACTTTGGTCTGAAGCTCTCCATATTTTCCATTTGAATTCTTCATTTGTTGCAAAGCCATTGTTAATTCCACTTTGTGTTTCGTAAGCGATAATGGAAATTTGGCTGCCTGTCAATTGCGTATATCCACCACAAGCAAGCCCACCTGAGTTTAAATTATAAAAAACTCCAACATAATTGCCCACAGAAATCTGAACTCCATTGATAGATACAGGAATTGTTCCTTGAGCAAGAATGGTGTGCGAAATGCCTGTGTTGGTATAAGTCCAAGCTGGCTGCGAATAGCTATAAGTAATAGCAAAAAGAACAATTAATATACTTGTAATTTTTTTCACAATATTAGTTATTTAAGGAATGAATATTTATCGCAAAGTTAAAAATTCATTTTAATTGCTAAACATTATTTTTATCACTAATTTCATTCTTTTATAGGCAAATTATAATTTGTCTATTGAAGTTAAATGTTGAAGTTTTAAGGCTTTGTAGAACTTTAAAAGACGATTTGAGATTCATAGTGTGTTCGATTTAAAAGTGATTTGGTGATCCGAAGTCACCAAATCACAAAATTAACTTTCCTGTGTTTCGTTCGAGGCATTTCAGACATAGCAATACGCACATAATCCTTTTAGTTTTTTTTTAAAATTAATTAATCAATAAGTTCTTTCAATCGAAATACTTTTACATATTTGATTATTTTTGTGCGATTTTTTAATGAAAAAATAAGAAAATGAAGTTTTTTATAGATACAGCAAACCTCTCTGAAATAAAAGAAGCTCAGGATTTAGGAATACTTGATGGAGTAACAACCAATCCTTCACTTATGGCAAAAGAAGGAATCAAAGGAGATTCTAAGATTTTGAACCATTACAAGCAAATTTGCGAAATTGTTGATGGCGATGTAAGTGCCGAGGTAATTTCTACAGATTTTGAAGGAATGATAAAAGAGGGTGTTGTACTTTCCAAATTGCACCCGCAGATTGTTGTAAAAGTTCCGGCTACCAAAGATGGAATTAAAGCCATCAAATATCTTTCAGGAAAGGGAATAAAAACAAATTGCACATTGGTTTTTTCTCAAGGCCAGGCTCTGTTGGCTGCAAAAGCCGGGGCAACCTATGTTTCGCCATTTATTGGTAGATTGGACGATAATTCTACCGATGGAGTTGAACTTATTTCTCAATTAGTAGAAATGTTTAACTACTACGAATTTGAAACTCAGGTACTTGCTGCATCTATTCGACATACAATGCACATTATCAAGTGTGTAGAAGCCGGCGCAGATGTTGCAACCTGTCCTCTTAAAGCAATTCTCGGACTATTGAACCATCCACTCACTGATATTGGGATTGCAAAATTTTTAGCAGATTATAATAAGTAATTTCAAATAGCTTTAAACATTATGTTAATAAAAATATATCCACAAAACCCCAGCGAAAAGCAAATAAATCGAATTGTTGAGATTCTTCAAAAAGGAGGAATAGTTATTTGTCCTACCGATACGGTTTATGGAATGTGTTGCGACATAAATAATCATAAAGCAGTGGAGAGAATAGCCGCTATTAAAGGCATTAAAAGGGAAAAAGCAAATTTTTCTTTCATTTGCCACAGCCTCTCGCATCTTGCCGATTATGCAAAACATGTTGACAATAATGTATATAAGCTAATGAACAGGAACTTACCCGGACCTTTTACATTTATTCTAAATGCAAGCAATAAAGTTCCCAAATTGTTTAAAAGTAATAAGAAAACTGTAGGAATAAGAGTGCCAGAGAATAATATTGTTAGAGAAATTGTCAGGATTTTAGGGAATCCAATAATGTCAACTTCTGTTTACGACGACGATGAAGTTCTGGAATATACAACCGATCCGGAATTAATTCATGAAAAATACAAAGATATTGTAAACGTAGTGATAGATGGAGGTTATGGCAACAACGAAGCATCAACCATTGTGGATTGCACAGATTCAGATTATGAAATCCAGCGTCAGGGAATTGGTATTTTAGAAACATAAGCCATATTTACGCATTATTATCTTATGAAAATCTAAATATATTCAGGCTACCTAAAAACTATCATATGTTAAAACTAAAATTACATTGGCAAATATTGATTTCATTCTGTTTTGCAATTGTTTATGGAATATTTTTTAGCGAATATGTTGGTTATGTAAGTTGGATGGGAGTATTATTTCTGCGTGCCCTAAAAATGGTTATTATTCCGCTTATTTTAACATCAATCATTTCAGGAATTGCCAATATTGGAAATGCCGAAAATCTTGGCCGCTTAGGAATAAAAACCATGCTATATTACATGGCGACCAGTATTCTCGCAATTCTCACAGGCTTGTTTTTTGTAAATCTCCTAAAACCTGGAGTAGGCGCAGAATTGGGTCTAAAAGAAGAAGTTGTTGGACTAAATGAAGCCAGCGAATCGTTTGGGGATACATTAATCAACATAATTCCTACAAATATTATTTCAGCTATGGCTGAAAATCAGATGCTTTCGATAATATTTTTTGCACTAATATTCGGATATTTCATAAGTAAAGTTCCTCATAAGAATAGTGTTTTTCTTACTAATTTCTTTAATTCGGCTTTCGAGGTAATGATGAAAATTACAATGTTTGTAATAAAATTTACAGCTTTTGGAATTTTTGGTATTGTAGCAAAAGTTGTTTCCGAGCAATCTGATTTACCTGAACTTTTTGGCCGTCTCGGTATTTATATGCTTGCTGTAATATTAGGTTTGCTTGTACATGCTTTTATTTCCTTGCCCCTTTTGCTGAGGTTTGTTGGAAAAGTTAATCCACTCAAACATTTTTCTGCTGTTACTACTCCGCTATTAACTGCTTTCTCTACTTCATCATCGAGCGCTACACTTCCATTAACAATGGATGCAGTTAAGCATAAGTCAGGAGTTTCAGATAAAATCACAAGTTTTACTTTGCCTTTAGGTGCAACAATTAATATGGACGGAACTGCACTATATGAACTTGTAGCCGCCATGTTCATTGCTCAGGCATATGGAGTTGAACTTGGATTTTTCGAACAAGTGATTGTTGTTCTAACAGCCTTGCTTGCCTCGATTGGTGCCGCAGGAATTCCAATGGCAGGATTGGTTATGATCACAGTAATTCTTTCTGCAATTGATCTCCCGCTCGAAGGAGTAGGTTTAATTCTTGCAGTTGATAGAGTTTTAGATATGTTTCGTACTTCTGTAAATTGCTGGAGCGATACTTGTGGAGCCGTAATAATAGCAAAATCGGAAGGCGAAAAACTGAAGGTTCAAACTTAAAAACTTTTTCGTTTTTGTGATTATTTTTAGTTTAATATTGCTATAAATCACTTTGTTTTCATATATAATATTAAGTAAATTTGCTATCTGTTTACTATTAAAATATTTTCATTATGAAAAATTCAAGAAAACTTTCGCAAATATTTTATACAACTTTGGGATTATTGATTTTACTTCAATTAAGTGCAATTTCCCAAAATACGAAAACTGAATCATCAGATATCAAGCATAATATTATTGAAAAAGAAATTGTTACAGAAAGTGATTCGATTGCTAATATTGAAACTAAACAAGGATCAACTATTATAGGTAGAATTATTAAAAAAGGAAATGTTAAAATAGTTATAGAATCTTATGAGTTTGGAGAAATAACAATTTTACTGGAGAATATTAAAAATTTAGAAATTGTTTCATCTGATAGGATAATAAATGGTAAATATTGGTTTGAAAATCCGCATGATTCGAGATACTTTTTCGGACCTACAGCACGAAGTTTGAAAAAAGGTGGAGGATATTTTCAAAATATGGAATTGATTTTAATGTCGGCAAATTATGGAATAACTGACAATATATCTATCGGTGGAGGTTTTTCAATAATGCCTGATGTGGAAATATCAAAACAATTGTTTTTTTTCCAACCAAAGATTGGATTTCAAATTAGTGAAAAAATTAGTGCTGGTGGCGGTTTATTTCTTTTTGGAGCTTCTGAATTTCTTGGTAGTATTGTATATGGAAATTTGACTTATGGAAACTCTGATATCAATGAAACCATCGGTTTAGGTATTGTTTCATTGGATGACGAATTCTTGAAGTACCCAATCTTGATGATCAGTGGAATGCAAAGATTGTCTCCAAGAATTGCTTTAGTTACAGAAAATTGGATTTTTAGTGAATTGCAAATAGTTTCTGCTGGAATCAGATTTTTTGGTCAAAAAATCAGTGTAGATTTAGCTTTAATAAATTTATTGCAAGATCCTATTTTTCCAGGAATTCCTTATGTCGATTTTGTTTTTAAGTTTTAAACTAATGCTTAAAATAAGATACATTAATCCGTTATATACAAGACAAATATATTTGCTTGCATTAGTTTTTTTATATTCCTGCAATTTAGAAAATTGTTATCAGGCTACAGGAGGAGAAACAATAGAAATTAGGCAATTGTCAGATTTTAACGAAATAGAGATTAACGATGTTTTCGATATTTATCTGCAACAAGATACTGTGAATGAAATAAAAATAATCTGTGGTGAGAATTTAATTCCACAAATTTCTACTAAAGTTTCAGATAAAAAGTTGGTTTTATCGAACAATAATATTTGCAATTGGACCCGCTCATTCAAAAACAAAATTGAAGTTACAATTAGCTTTATTTCAATAAAATACTTACTATTAAATGGGGAATGTAATATTTTTTCGAATGATACTTTATTTGGAAACAAAATTCTGATTGATAATTATTCCGGAGTTTCAAGCATGCAACTATCTTTAAATTACGATACTATTCATTTCAGTTTACATAGCGGAACCGGCGATTTTATTTTGAATGGCAGTACAAATATTGCATATTATTATAATCATGGCACAGGATATTTGTTTTCTCAAGAATTAGTTTGCAGTAAAATATTCATCACAAACAGCTCTACCGGAGATTGTTATGTTAATGCTACAAATTCTCTATTTGTTTCGATTATTGGAAATGGAGATATTTATTATAAAGGAAATCCTGAAATTAACTTTGGAGAAATGACTTCAGGTGGAAAATTAATTGAAATTTTGGAATAAAATTGACGAAAATCAATTCTGAATATTGATCAGCAGTCTTTTATATAAAAAGAAATTGAAGACTGCTGACCAAAAATATTGTACTAATAAGCCTTCGCAAACAAAACTCGCATATTTGAAGGTTTACCTGATATTATGCATTTGCCTTCCTCTTCAGTAGAATCGAAAGGAATACACCTAATTGTAGCTTTTGTTTCATCCTTAATTTTTTGCTCACTTTCGGCTGTACCGTCCCAATGAGCTAAAACAAAACCACCTTTTTCCTCAATTATTTCTTTAAATTCATTGTAGGAATCAACTTTATTAGTGTTATTGCTCCTAAAATCGAATGATTTTTTATAGATATTTTTCTGAATTTCGGTCAATAAATTTTCAACAATTTCTTCGATGTTTTCTTGTGGTATAAACTCTTTGGTAAGAGTATCTCTCCTTGCGATTTCAAGCGATTTGTTTTTAACGTCCCTCGGACCTATCGCAATACGAATAGGAACTCCTTTCAATTCATATTCGGAAAATTTGAAGCCCGGTTTATGAGTATCTCTATTGTCATATTTTACGATGATTCCTTTAGATTTAAGCTTCTGTTCTATTTGTTTTGCAACAATATCAACTTCTTCAAATTCTTTGTTTCCTTTATAAATTGGAACAATAACTACTTGAATTGGTGCAAGCTTTGGAGGAAGAACTAATCCCTTATCGTCGCTATGAGCCATTATTAAAGCTCCCATCAATCGAGTAGAAACTCCCCATGATGTTGCCCATACAAATTCTTGTTTACCTTCTTTTGTGGCGAACTTCACATCGAATGCTTTTGCAAAATTTTGCCCTAAAAAATGCGATGTTCCCGATTGCAAAGCTTTACCATCTTGCATTAAAGCTTCTATAGCAAAAGTCTCAAGTGCCCCGGCGAATCGTTCGCTTTCTGTTTTTGCACCTTTAATAACTGGTAGTGCCATCCATTGCTCGGCAAAATCTGCATAAACATTTATCATTTTCATTGTTTCTTCTTCAGCCTCAAGTTTCGTTGCATGTGCTGTATGCCCTTCTTGCCAAAGAAATTCTGCTGTTCTTAAAAAAAGACGAGTTCGCATTTCCCATCTAACAACGTTTGCCCATTGGTTTACCAAAATCGGTAAATCTCTATATGATTGTATCCAGTTTCTATAGGTGTTCCAGATTATTGTTTCTGAGGTGGGTCTGATTATGAGTTCCTCTTCCAATTTTGCATCATCATCAACGACTACACCTTTACCATCAGGATCATTTTTTAATCGGTAGTGAGTAACAATTGCACACTCTTTTGCAAATCCTTCGACATGACTTGCTTCTTTGCTAAAAAAGGATTTTGGAATAAACAAAGGAAAATACGCATTAGAATGTCCTGTATCTTTGAACATTTTATCTAATTGTGCTTGCATTTTTTCCCAAATTGCATATCCATAAGGTTTAATCACCATACATCCTCTCACGGCTGAGTTTTCCGCTAAGTCTGCTTTTATAACCAACTCGTTGTACCATTGCGAATAATTCTCGCTTCTACTTGTTAAAAATTTTGCCATCTTCTAATTTTTGGTATAATAATTGTAAATTGCACGTTTGAATTTATTGCAAAGAAAAAGAAAATATTTATAAAAATGATATTTAAAGGAGGAAAGAAAATGAAAACAATGTTCAAAATTTTTGTAGTTATACCTTTATTGTTTGTTGGATGCTCAACAACGGATTACATTAATTCAGGATATACAGATGACATATATTATTCGCCTGACGACCAGGAAGTTGAAATTGAAAAAGAATATGTATATGTTGATACAAATCAAACTAATCAAGAAAACTCAAATAATGAATATGTCTATAAAAGTGGCGGAATAGCCGAGGAAAACCAAGATTTTGAAAATAGAGATTATTCAAATTATGGTAATGATGAAAATTTAGAAAATCAGAATCAGGAATATTATGATGATGAGGAATATGAATACTATCCTGAAGAGGAATATTATGATGATGATTTTGAATATGACGATTATTACGATTATCAGTATGCTTCACGAATAAGAAGATTTCATAATCCTTATGTCGGTTGTGGTTATTACGACAATTATTATACAAATTATTATATGTATAACCACGATCCATACTACTGGGGTTCAAGCATTTATTTGGGCTACAATTGGTGGTATCCTTCATATGGATTTTATGGATCTTATTATAGTCCATACGGTTTTGGATTTGGTTTTGGCTACAATCCATTTTATTATTCCTATTATTCACCATATTATGGATATTCTGCAGGATATTATCATGGTTATTGGGACGGTTACTATTCAGGAAATTACGGAGGAAATTACCATGGCGACAATTACTACAATAGCTATGACGGAACAAATTACTACTATGGACAAAGAGAAAATAGTAGTACAGATGGGATTGTTGATAGAGGAAACACTTCGCT comes from Bacteroidota bacterium and encodes:
- a CDS encoding SUMF1/EgtB/PvdO family nonheme iron enzyme, which codes for MITGVTIEGCPIGETSGSIDISVAGGLPPYSYLWSNGETSEDIDQLANGIYYLTISDTVNQVFTSSYEIEIIYDEQEIFLSSGWNIFSTYINPVYPLLDSVFSEIVNNVYITKNFLGLVFWPQYGINNIGNITIGHGYQIKTNTADTLIISGIELGPEQTPIAVPAGWSMIGYLRKAVAPIDSMLYTIGLNIDLVKDQIGNVYWPQYGFNLIGDIEPGQGYQIKMNLADTIIYLANEPPIPEGFVQIPAGVYDINGTNVTLSSYNISKYEVTHTEFIAFLNSINCNATGSYFDAAYGNIEYIDMNGSYCAIDHNGSSFYFGGSNHAPTADCPVIEVTWYGANAYALWAGGRLPTEAEWESAARGAAIAQAAGTYNDTYAGTNSSSSLGNYAWYSSNSSNQSYPVGTKLPNEIGLYDMSGNVWEWTADRHQTNYPSGTNNPTGATSGSVRIYRGGSWYGSFISCELSRRFNTYPYYSYNFIGFRIVLP
- the fsa gene encoding fructose-6-phosphate aldolase yields the protein MKFFIDTANLSEIKEAQDLGILDGVTTNPSLMAKEGIKGDSKILNHYKQICEIVDGDVSAEVISTDFEGMIKEGVVLSKLHPQIVVKVPATKDGIKAIKYLSGKGIKTNCTLVFSQGQALLAAKAGATYVSPFIGRLDDNSTDGVELISQLVEMFNYYEFETQVLAASIRHTMHIIKCVEAGADVATCPLKAILGLLNHPLTDIGIAKFLADYNK
- a CDS encoding threonylcarbamoyl-AMP synthase, whose translation is MLIKIYPQNPSEKQINRIVEILQKGGIVICPTDTVYGMCCDINNHKAVERIAAIKGIKREKANFSFICHSLSHLADYAKHVDNNVYKLMNRNLPGPFTFILNASNKVPKLFKSNKKTVGIRVPENNIVREIVRILGNPIMSTSVYDDDEVLEYTTDPELIHEKYKDIVNVVIDGGYGNNEASTIVDCTDSDYEIQRQGIGILET
- a CDS encoding dicarboxylate/amino acid:cation symporter, which codes for MLKLKLHWQILISFCFAIVYGIFFSEYVGYVSWMGVLFLRALKMVIIPLILTSIISGIANIGNAENLGRLGIKTMLYYMATSILAILTGLFFVNLLKPGVGAELGLKEEVVGLNEASESFGDTLINIIPTNIISAMAENQMLSIIFFALIFGYFISKVPHKNSVFLTNFFNSAFEVMMKITMFVIKFTAFGIFGIVAKVVSEQSDLPELFGRLGIYMLAVILGLLVHAFISLPLLLRFVGKVNPLKHFSAVTTPLLTAFSTSSSSATLPLTMDAVKHKSGVSDKITSFTLPLGATINMDGTALYELVAAMFIAQAYGVELGFFEQVIVVLTALLASIGAAGIPMAGLVMITVILSAIDLPLEGVGLILAVDRVLDMFRTSVNCWSDTCGAVIIAKSEGEKLKVQT
- a CDS encoding DUF2807 domain-containing protein, yielding MLKIRYINPLYTRQIYLLALVFLYSCNLENCYQATGGETIEIRQLSDFNEIEINDVFDIYLQQDTVNEIKIICGENLIPQISTKVSDKKLVLSNNNICNWTRSFKNKIEVTISFISIKYLLLNGECNIFSNDTLFGNKILIDNYSGVSSMQLSLNYDTIHFSLHSGTGDFILNGSTNIAYYYNHGTGYLFSQELVCSKIFITNSSTGDCYVNATNSLFVSIIGNGDIYYKGNPEINFGEMTSGGKLIEILE
- a CDS encoding proline--tRNA ligase, whose translation is MAKFLTSRSENYSQWYNELVIKADLAENSAVRGCMVIKPYGYAIWEKMQAQLDKMFKDTGHSNAYFPLFIPKSFFSKEASHVEGFAKECAIVTHYRLKNDPDGKGVVVDDDAKLEEELIIRPTSETIIWNTYRNWIQSYRDLPILVNQWANVVRWEMRTRLFLRTAEFLWQEGHTAHATKLEAEEETMKMINVYADFAEQWMALPVIKGAKTESERFAGALETFAIEALMQDGKALQSGTSHFLGQNFAKAFDVKFATKEGKQEFVWATSWGVSTRLMGALIMAHSDDKGLVLPPKLAPIQVVIVPIYKGNKEFEEVDIVAKQIEQKLKSKGIIVKYDNRDTHKPGFKFSEYELKGVPIRIAIGPRDVKNKSLEIARRDTLTKEFIPQENIEEIVENLLTEIQKNIYKKSFDFRSNNTNKVDSYNEFKEIIEEKGGFVLAHWDGTAESEQKIKDETKATIRCIPFDSTEEEGKCIISGKPSNMRVLFAKAY